The DNA sequence ATAAGGTTGAAGGTCCATACTCAGTGGGACCAGATGCTGATCCCCAGTATCCTGGGGAGTATATTCATTGATTCACATAATGCAGACATAAAAGACATTCTCAAGGACATCACAAACTATGGAAGGAATTCAGAGATCATACTTAAGTGCAGCTGGCTGGAAACATCTATGGGAAATTAAATGAGGAATcctatttgttttaaaagctgATTTGTTCAGTTAGTAATCACTTTATTAACACATACTATGTGCCCGGCCCTAATCTAAGTACTGGAGGTATAGCAATGAAAGACGATAATCCGTGCCGCAGAGGACCTCTTCATCTGATGAGGGGGCGAGATGTAAAGAGATCATCTCCATAAGCTCTGTGACAGAGGTAGGAACAGAGAACTCAAGAGCAGAGCAGTAGCAGTAACCCTGTCCCCGGAGAGCTGTATGGCACAGAAGCCAGTAAGCGGAGATATGAAAAGTAACTAGGAAAATAAGGGACCTTCAGCTGAACTCTGGTAAAGCCCAAGGGTGGAGTTCAAATGACTCAAAAGGAATTCATTTAGAAAACATGGAGGGTCAGGAGAGATGAAGAGAATGGAATATGTGGGTTGGTGGGTTTGAAATAGCGGAATGCACAGACGGCCTCTTGGGATGGCctaaaatgggagaaatagaaATGGGAAGAGAACCTGAGGAGGCAAATACAAAAGGACTAAGGACAGTGTATCCTCCAGCAGGGGCCAGAGGGCAAATAGGAATTCTCACTGGAAGCTCAGGGTGCTCCCAGAACAAGAAGGTTTGCTTCTTTGGATAACAAACAAATTCAGAGTTACTTAGGATCCCAGTAACAAAGGACAATATTTCATCTAAGATCAAAAGGGAGACAGGGAAAAATTTAATAAAGCGCCAAAGGTCTAAAGTCAACCCCTGACTAAATTAGCACTTTCGCGCTCAGGGATGTGACACACAGCAGCCCCTGGAGGGCACATTTAATTCAGGGGTGAAGACTTTTACTGGCATAAGTATCATTTCaggaacaataaaaatgtttatgattctctctttcttatttccaAGTTGAAAGTAGTTCTATTGAGTCCCATCCGCAGggcacagaatatttttataactcaCATAACCTACTTGAAGGGAAGACCGACAATGAGCAATTTGGCGCTACTTTCTTACCCCATAAAATGTCAAGATCTGGCCCTATCTGAGAAGTAGCAATACAGAAGCAGATTTCTACTTCTCCATTCTGAAATCAGATTCCATGTAGTGAGTTTAGCTGTTAGGCAGGCCATGAGTTACTTCATCACTGGTTTAGCATTTTAAACCTACAACAAGCTGAGTAATACCAGACTGTACCTATGAATTGCTTTAACTGGTAGAATTTAGGTCCAAGAGTTTCTTCCCAATGTTGAAAggtgagttcattcattcatttagtaaatCATTTTTTGAGTACCTCGCATGTGTCAGGCACCACATACGTACTTTAGTGGAACTTTTCCTTCTAGCGAGGGGAACGGAGCGGTCACGAGTAAGTGGTAACACACCACTTGGTGCAAGACACATCAGATGGTGGTGCGTGCTATGGAGAGAAACCAAGTGTAGTAGGGACAGGGAACgccagaggtgggagggggatgaGGTTTCAAGGTAACATTGAACAAAACCCTAAGGGAGGTGGAAGAGCGAACTGCAAGAAGAAAGTTCTGTTCAGGGGacacagccagtgcaaaggcaggagagaagcaggTGTGTTGGAAGCCAGTGTAGCTACAGCACAATGTTAAAAACAGACCGCAGGGGAGCAAGAGAATCCTAATGAGAGGTGACGGTGAATTGGAAAATCGTTCATTTTGTCTCCATTTGGCGGTAGTATAAAATCtgcaggaagagaagggagaagaaggaatgGAAAGATTTTATCCCACTGGTTCATCACACTGTTCTTAAAACAGCTATCACCAGTGATTGCATTCTAGCTTCCGCCTTGGTTCAAACAGCGCATATAGGTTATTCATGACATAGAAATGTATATGCTGGAATAGTGCAGGCCAAGAGAAATGTAATGTAAACTGCATACataatttaagattttctaatagccacatgaaaaaagtaaaaacaggggcacctgggtggtacaattggttgagcatccagctcttggtttcagctcaggtcctgatcatagggtgatgggatcaagccctgcatcagggctcacactcagcacagagtctgcttgagactaaatctccatctccctctgccctgtgcgtgtgcgtgctctctctctctctctcaaaataaataaataaatcctttaaaaaggtaaaaagaattggtaaaattatatatatatattttattatgtatttaactTAACCCATTctatccaaaatatcatttccaAATATAAGCAATAGGAAAcattgagatattttactttttaattaaatcttCCAAATCCAGTGTATACTTTATATttatagcacatctcaattcagactagccatagttcaagtgctcaatagccgaATGTGCCTAGGGGCTACTGTATTGAACAAAACCGCCCTATAAGATTCAGAGCTGTTTGGAAAAGTGATTGACTAGtggaaaaaaatatcttggaCAAGGTGTGACTGTTCTCACAGGGCTAAGAATAAATGGCCAAGCTGAGGACATTCATAAATCAGAATTAGTCTTTCAGGCCATGCTCTCTCATCAGTCCTGAGCTGTCTTTCAATTGCCCACTTTAATATACTCTTCCTTTACAGTAATGGTTAGCAATGTGAAACAGCAAATTCTTGAAAGCATTTGATGTAGTTTTCAGAGTTTCTGAATTCCAGTCTTGGTAATGTGATCTGGAGCAAGATTTCTTAAGCGTTCTTTGTGTGATACCAGAATGAGTTTAAAGTTTGTGGGTTTTGAAAATACTGCCAGGGTGGGATATTTTGGTTTTGTGTTACCCTGTGCTTAACTCTATCATGTTTACCATTTACCTTCCCAGTGAAGGTAGAGGGAGTCTTACAGAGCATTGTAGGCACCTatttgggggatggagagagagaggcagcgactTGCTTAGGAGGGGCTGAATGTCTGTTAATTAACCTTATCATTCccttataattttattaacttagaagtttaaaattttataagtttttagTATAAACTTGCTctaaaatttttaacataaatcTATCCATTAatagttttaaaacataaagagaaCTTGGTAATTGTTTAGTTCATTttccaattttacaaatgaggaaatggcaACACAGAGATGTAAGTGATTTATCCCAGATAAACAGGCATTAGCTGGGCCAAATCTCAACAAGAATCTCTGCCTTCTAACTCTTAGTCCAATACTCTGTCCGTGACACCAGCCGCATTTTTCTCAGTCAAGATAATAGAGAGCCAACCCTTTAGAAGAGTCTGACCTGTCATTTCCTGGAAATATAATTGTCTGGAGGGAAAagtgatatttaaataattttcatttatactAATAATTTTGGACATAACCAACTCGAGTATTTTCTGGGCTTATGCTAATATTTGTATCTCACATTTAACAGACATTATTTTTACCAATGGCATTCTTTTTGTTAGAATTTAAAATCAtgcaggtggctcagtcagttaagcagctgccttcggctcaagtcaagatctcaggggtcctgggattgagcccagcagcctgcttctgcccagcaaggagactgcttcgccctctgcctctcccccacttgtgctctgcgtctctttctctctctcaaataaataaaatcttaaaaaaaaaaattaaaaccatacagaaaagtttgttttaattttacataaaaagaattattctcTTTTTCCACAATTAAAACAGGAATGTTCTGCCCTATTTTTATCAGCCTTTgaaatctttctatttctttattagtCTTCACAGCAAAAGAAGAAGCAAACCTTTTCATACATAGACACCTGCTATATAATAGATTTGATTTGGAGCTCTTCACGCCCGGTGACCTAGAAAGAGAGTGCACAGAAGAACTTTGTAACTATGAAGAGGCCAGAGAGATTTTTGTGGATGAAGATAAAACGGTAATTTGGTTGACAGTGTTAATTGGCTGGAAATTGATTAAATCATACTTGAGAAAATGGCACTTTCAGTCATCAGAggttttatgctttattttattttattttattttttaaagattttatttatttatttaacagagatagccagcgagagagggaacacaagcagggggagtgggagaggaagaagcaggctcatagtggaggagcctgatgtggggctcgatcccataacgccgggatcacgccctgagcccaaggcaggtgcttaaccgctgtgccacccaggcgcccccagaggttTTATGCTTTAAATAAAATCGAGATTTTATACCTGTTGTTCCTTTCTACTTCCTTAAAATGCTAATTAACCTATTTAGACTTGGCTTTATACTTAATTAAGTAGATGTACAATAATTGGCAAATTATCAATTGTgttgtgattttgtgtgtgtgatgtttattatatttaaaaacaatcatgAAGTAGAGTGAATTACATTTTAGGATATTATTTGAGTTAGTTCTTGGACTCAGGCTTCAATCATTCTAGACTCAGAGCAATTTTTCCTACCAGTGACCTTATCTTTTCTGATTACTGTATTTATTAAcaatctactatgtgccaagtgctCTGCCAGAGACTGAGGATACGAAATATTTAGTCTCTGCATTCAGGAGCTTCTTGTTTGGTGTATCTGTGTAATTTAAGGGAGAAACTTCTAGCAGTTctcctttgaaatgtaattaaaTCCTGTCCATTAATCTTGGAACAGTACAAAACCAACAGCACGGTTCCTGTTATAATCTGGCATCTTCTTAAAGAATGTTAAGTGACTCAAATTCTTTacttttgtaaattaaataatcacagctccttttccctttcctgaaGAGTTCCACTTTACTCTTTGGTCAGTAAGAACAAGGAACTCTAGGTAACCTTCAAACGTGGGCATTAATGGAActtagttctttctttctcccaaaatTGTGCCCAGCCTCTCATTCCCTGCTAATATCTGCCACATCTGCTCGAGAAGGAAAACGAAGTCTGTACTTCGTAGTCGTGCCTGCtgaaattttattctgttttttcgcaaacacattttatgattttatctgCCTTAAAATCTGCCTCATTCTCTCAAAGGACACTAAACTTAAAGAATCTCGGGGATGTCTTTCCCAAGTCAATCCCTTTCAGTACAATCTCCTAGCACACCGAGGGTGCACCGAGCAGAGAAAAATTCAGACTCCTTTTCAAACTTGCTAATGGGGCCACGGCTTCAGCCTCCGCCTTTGGTGCCGTCACGGACTAACGTGATCATTTCACCGCATGCCCGAGCAGGGACTCTGAGCAGGTGAAGGGAGAGTGGCAGGGGACAGTAGTAGAGAGCTGGCAGTCGTCCTCTGACCAATTCCAGAGTCAGGAGAAACCATGGTGGGTGGCAATGCTTTAATTAAAGTGAGTCACTCTCTCCAGCTTGAATAATCGTATTCTAGCTGTGGCACATGCCAAGAATTTACCACCCCAGTCCGGGTCATTGGGATCACAtgaaatgataataaaacaatgaaataatctTGGAAAATTCACCTTTCTCTCAGATGGCGTTCTGGCAGGAATATTCCATCAAAGGACCAACCACAAAATCAGGTAAGGCAAGAAGTGATGGAATTTAATGCTCTTCCCACCCTCTCTCTATTATAATCCATTTTAGTTTCATTGTTTGAGTTTGGTTGTTGCTCAACATACATGCCTTGTAAATCCAGGGATGATTTCTCAATTATACACTGGGCTATCTAAGACGGAGGAAGCCACATTCATCTTTACACACTGAAAATCAAGTTTGGTGAGATACTAGGGAAATGAGATAATAGGCTTAAAGCTGTTTTAAACAACTCAGCTAAGTCAAGACTTGCACAGAATAAAAGTAGGACTCCACTAGTTCCAAGTGGtaacctattttaattttttttctcttttttaccatTACAAATAAATGGAATACTTCTGCTGCTAGATAAATTAAAGGTGTTAGAATTAAATAAGTTCTATAGAGGGGAGATCtttattttatctgtattatCATCTCTAGCTGCTTTTTAGTCAGATCTTTTTTTGCCAGATCTTCCTTCATTCCCATCAGGTAGAGCCCCAGCTGTGAGGAGACTTTATTATATTGCTATGCTAGTGTCGCTTAGTACAGTTATCTGAGTATTTAATACCAGAATACGCCTAGTTGAACAAAGAATATGTGTAgtcgtttttgtttttaagtttatttttttagcatctctaccccatcatggggctcgaacttatgaccctgaggtcaagagttgcatgcccttcTGACTAAgccaacccaggcaccccagaatataTTTAGTCTTGAATACTATCCATTTAATatgacctatttattttttattttttttaagattttatttatttatttgagagagagagagagagggaacacaagcagggggagtgggagagggagaagcagatttcctgctgagcaggggaccTGACTGGgggccgggatcatgacctgagctgaaggcagacgcttaaggactgagccacacaggcacccctaatatGACCTATTTAAGGTAAAtgaaatttgggggcacctggggagctcagtgggttaagtgtctgctttcggttcaggtcatgatcccaggaccctgggatggagccccgcattgggcttcctgctcagcaggggagtctatttctccctcttgtCCCCCAtcggcccctctcctcccctccccccactcatgctctctctcactctctccctcaaataaataaataaaaactttttttttgaagattttatttatttatttgacagagagagcacaagcagggggagcagcaggcagagggagagggagaagcagactccccgcagagcagggagctggatgtggggctcgatcccaggaccctggaatcatgacctgagtggaaggcagatgcctaaccaactgagccacccaggcgcccctaaataaaatctttaaaaaaataaaataaatgaaactataaCTAGGGCTTTTAAGAAGTATCATTTACAAATTTTTGTCACTAGCgcaaagactttttaaagaaatcaatattATTAGAGTCTTAATTATTAGAttattattagatttttattattattagatatTAGATTATTAGATTATTATTAGATTCGGTGTTAAATTAATTGAAATCATAGGCAGTGCTTTTCAGTTGTTATATCTAcgttattttattgatttctcttaAGATGCTAACAGAGAGAAAGTTGATGTCATGGGCCTTCTGACTGGATTAATTGCTGCTGGagtatttttggttatttttggaTTACTCGGTTACTATCTTTGTATCACCAAGTGTAACAGGCAACAACATCCCAGGTAAGTACCAAGTAAAAATATTGAATTCACTATTATACATTCTatattgttattttcaaatagataaaaatggctgcctattttttaaataaatattttcctctagAATAATTTTAGACATACAGGAAAGTTGCAAAGATCACACGGAGAGTTCCCatccttcacccagtttccctcaTTGTTAACATCTCACATTCCCACAGTACGTTTGTAAAACAAAGCAGCCCACACTGATACGTTACTGTTAACTAAACTCCAggccttattcagatttcaccaattTTGCCATTCGTGTCCTCCTTCTGCTCCAGGCCCCAGTTGAGATAGTACATTGCATTTAGCTGTCATTGTCTCTCCAGTCTCCTCTGGTCTGGGACCGTGGTTTGGTTGCCTAATTTAACACTTACATAGACAATGAAATGATGCTATTTCTAAGATCCTTCGAAAGAATACAAGAGGATTCACACGTGTCagcttgattttttaatattttcttcttaagcAGGAGGTAGATACCAGTGTCCCCACATTGTTTCCAGAGGTTAAGAAGTCCCATCGGTTACTCTAAGTCACAGCATTAGCAGATCTAGCCATGTGGTAACCCAAATAGAAACAGTGTGATTAGCTTTTAAATTCAACCATTTTTATtgatactttaaataaaaatgaatgaaataaaatggttGCCACTTAAAGATAATAGCCCATTAATAAAGCTCGATAAAAATTCATAACAGCCATAATTGTTTGGACAATAGAACCTCAACAtcctcattaaaataaaaagttattctCTATTATCTCTATTATCTTC is a window from the Ursus arctos isolate Adak ecotype North America unplaced genomic scaffold, UrsArc2.0 scaffold_23, whole genome shotgun sequence genome containing:
- the PRRG4 gene encoding transmembrane gamma-carboxyglutamic acid protein 4, whose amino-acid sequence is MFTLLVLLSQVPIVTFAFPHCTRSPKESRHAGEEVFTAKEEANLFIHRHLLYNRFDLELFTPGDLERECTEELCNYEEAREIFVDEDKTMAFWQEYSIKGPTTKSDANREKVDVMGLLTGLIAAGVFLVIFGLLGYYLCITKCNRQQHPSSSATYVRGGRHTPSIIFRRPEEAAMTPSPPAVEDTGLPSYEQAVALTRKHSVSPPPPYPGPAKGFRVFKKSMSLPSH